The proteins below are encoded in one region of Epinephelus lanceolatus isolate andai-2023 chromosome 7, ASM4190304v1, whole genome shotgun sequence:
- the mchr2b gene encoding melanin concentrating hormone receptor 2b encodes MNDTDVFCKNNQTENLTHPSCLSSTSSYNHIDITTFMHIFPSIYGILCLVGVLANGLVIYAVKACKKKMVSDIYVLNLAIADMLFLLVMPFNIHQLVRDRQWVFGNFMCKAVVVVDVSNQFTTVGIVTVLCIDRYIAIVHPTSERRTIQWTIIINLLVWLGSFLLTVPVMLYAKVVRRQHLEVCMMYLDGPEDMYWYTLYQSILGFIIPLIIISTFYSLTLYHVFSSIRRVKRKQSVWAKRATKMVLMVIALFLICWSPYHVIQVINLTNNTPTIAFVYAYNISICLSYSHSCINPLMLLIFAQNYRERLCSRNVLHSSQHSSKVTVVKADASSTTNDPNNRCTAI; translated from the exons atgaatgacaCGGACGTTTTTTgcaaaaacaaccagactgagaacTTGACTCACCCGTCATGTCTGAGTTCAACTTCCTCATACAACCACATCGACATCACCACCTTCATGCACATATTCCCTTCAATTTATGGCATCCTGTGTTTGGTGGGAGTTTTAGCCAATGGACTGGTCATCTACGCGGTGAAAGCATGCAAGAAGAAAATGGTTTCAGACATCTACGTGCTGAACTTGGCAATAGCCGACATGCTGTTCCTGCTTGTGATGCCCTTCAACATCCACCAGctggtcagagacagacagtgggTCTTCGGAAACTTTATGTGCaaggcggtggtggtggtggatgtCAGCAACCAGTTTACCACGGTGGGAATTGTTACCGTGTTGTGCATTGACCG ATACATAGCTATCGTCCACCCCACCTCAGAGAGGAGGACCATCCAGTGGACCATCATCATCAATCTGCTGGTGTGGCTGGGCAGCTTCCTCCTCACTGTCCCTGTTATGTTGTACGCCAAGGTTGTGCGCAGGCAGCATTTGGAGGTGTGCATGATGTACCTGGATGGACCTGAGGACATGTACTGGTACACTCTCTACCAGTCCATCCTGGGCTTCATCATCcctctcatcatcatcagcaccTTCTACTCACTCACCCTCTACCACGTCTTCAGCTCCATCCGCCGCGTCAAACGTAAGCAGTCTGTTTGGGCCAAAAGAGCCACCAAGATGGTCCTAATGGTTATCGCCCTGTTCCTGATCTGCTGGTCACCTTATCACGTCATTCAGGTGATCAACCTGACCAACAACACCCCGACTATTGCTTTTGTCTACGCCTACAACATCAGTATCTGCCTCAGCTACTCCCACAGCTGCATAAACCCGCTCATGTTGCTCATCTTTGCCCAGAATTACCGTGAGCGTCTTTGCTCTAGGAACGTGCTGCACAGCTCCCAGCACTCGTCCAAGGTCACGGTGGTCAAAGCAGATGCTTCCAGTACGACCAATGATCCCAACAACCGCTGTACTGCCATCTAA